The Devosia sp. genome segment AGATTGCCCCGGCGCAGCCGGGAACAGAGCGAACAATAGGTCGCCCCGGCCGGCAGCTTGTCGGTGACGATGGAATAGGTGTCCTGGTATTCGATGCGGTGATCGAGCCCGAGGCCCGTGAGAAATTCCGGCAGGATGTGCTTTGGAAAGTTCGGCTGTCCTTGATCGAGATTGCAGGCCAGCAGTTCGACCGGCAGCAGGCCGCGCCACTTGAGATCGAGCAGAAGGGCCAGCAGGCCGTAGGAATCCTTGCCACCCGAAAGAGCGATCAGCCACTTTTCCCCAGGCCGGACCATGGCGAACTTGTCCAGCGCCTCGCGCGTATTGCGGATCAGGCGCTTGCGCAGTTTGTTGAACTCCACCGAACGCGGCGCATTGGCGAAAATCGGGTGCGCACCGGTCTCGGCGTCGTCATCGGGCGTGGCGGGGGCTTCCATCACCGCAGTCATGGCGAAACTCGCTTTCTGTGTTCGGCGTAGCTGATAGCGCCATCAGGCGGACAATGAAAGTACGGGCTTGGGTGCACAACCTTACCAAACCTTAACTTTGCGTCCTTGTTTCGCGCCGAATGCCACAGTTAGATGACACATCTTCACGACACCCTGGAGTCTCCCGGTGTTCCGCTCATTCTTCCCCGTTCCAAAAGTCTTCTTCCTATCGGCCGCAGTCTGGATGCTGGCCTCGGTCCTGATCTGGTTCGCCGTGGGCGAGCCGATCCGCTCGGTCATCAGCATCGACCGCTTCACCCACCCGGTCATCGCCGCCTCCGTAGAGGATCAGGTCGCGGTCGACGCTCAGCAATCCACCGGCCAGCCGGTGGTCGGCGATGATCAGGCGGACCCCAACGCGCCGGCGACCACCGCCAGCGAAGCCCCAGCCGCCCCTAACCCCACGGCAGCGGCAGAGGCCGGATCGCAACTGAACTTCATGACCGCCGACCGGGTCTGGCTCTATCAGTATGTGCTGATAACTGCCCTGCTGTTCTGCGTCTTCTGGTACTTTTACAAGCGGAATGAATGGTATTGGTGGTCAGTGGTGTCTTCCACCGTCATCCTGCTGATCATCTATTTTCAGGTGCAGGTCTCGGCTTTCGTCAACGAATGGTCCGGATCGTTCTTCAACACGATCCAGCTTGCGTTGACGCAGCCGGGGTCAGTTTCACCTGATCAGCTCTACGGCCTGACCTGGACCATCGTGCTGGTGACCATTCCCAGCATTCTGGTTTCGGTGGGTCTTGCCTTCTACACCTCGCACTACGTCTTCCGCTGGCGCAAGGCGATGAACTTCTACTACATGGCCTATTGGCCCCAGATCCGGCACACCGAAGGCGCGGCACAGCGTGTTCAGGAGGACACGATGCGGTTCGCCCAGATCATGGAAGACCTGGGCACGGCCTTTTTCGATTCACTCATCACCCTTGTGGTGTTCCTGCCTCTACTCTGGAACCTGTCGTCCAATATCAGCGAACTGCCCATTTTCGGTGCAACGCCGGGCGGGCTGGTCTGGGTGGCGCTGGTGGGCGCGGCGGCGGGTACGGCCCTGCTCGCCGTGGTGGGCATCAAACTGCCCGGCCTCAACTTTGCCAATCAAAAGGTTGAAGCCGCCTATCGTAAGGAACTGGTGTTTGGCGAAGATCACGCTGACCGCGCCGATCCGCCAACCATCCGCGAATTGTTCGCCGGGGTGCAGCGGAACTATTTCCGCCTCTATTTCCACTACACCTACTTCAACCTCGCGCGGTACGGCTACACCAACATGGTGGGCTATGTGCCCCTTCTGGTCATGGCCCCGTCGATCCTGGCCGGCACCCTGACCATGGGTCTGTACCAGCAAATCCAGATCGCGTTCGGCCAGGTTTTCGGCTCGTTCCAGTTCTTCGCGCGGGCCTGGACGGTGATCGTCGAGCTTCAGTCGGTGATCATGCGTCTGCGGACTTTCGAAAGCCACATTCCGCACGATCAGGAGCCGATCAAGGAAAGTGTCAGCGACGCCGCCGCCGCTGGATGACATGCACGGCCGGGGGAAAATCCCGGCCGATCGCTCCAACGTGTTGGATTCAGGCTAGCGGGGTTTGCCGCCAAAGGCCCTCGGATCAAGTCCGAGGGCAGCATCGAACAGGTCGGCAAATTTGGCCGCCTCAAACAAAAGGGCCGCTCCGAGGAGCGGCCCTTTGCAATTTCGGTGAAGCGAACCCGCGATTAGCGCGAGTAGAATTCGACGACCAGGTTCGGTTCCATCTGGACCGGATAGGGCACATCTGACAGAGCCGGAACGCGCGTATAGGTGGCGGTCTGCTTGTTGTGGTCGACTTCGATATAGTCGGGCACATCACGCTCGGCCAGCTGGTTGGCTTCCAGCACGATGGCGAGCTGCTTGGAGCGCTCGCGCACTTCAACCTTGTCACCCAGCTTGACCTGGTAGGACGGGATATTGACGCGCTTGCCGTTCACCAGCACGTGGCCGTGGGACACGAACTGACGGGCAGCGAAGACGGTGGGGACGAACTTGGCGCGATAGACGATCGCGTCCAGACGGCCTTCGAGCAGGCCGATCAGGTTTTCACCGGTGTCGCCCTTGCGGCGGGCAGCTTCGTCATAGAGACGGCGGAAGGCCTTCTCGGTGATCGAGCCATAGTAGCCCTTGAGCTTCTGCTTGGCGCGCAGCTGCAGACCATAGTCGCTGAGCTTGCCCTTGCGGCGCTGGCCATGCTGGCCGGGGCCATAGGCACGGTTGTTCAGCGGGGACTTGGGACGGCCCCAGATGTTTTCGCCAAGGCGACGGTCAATCTTGTACTTTACGGAATGACGCTTCGACATCGCGTATCCTTTTCATAACAGTTGAATGGATCGCGCCCTCCTCTGCCCCGACTTGCATCGGGGCCGACAGACTCCCAACAGAGAATCCCGGGTGCGCCTATGGGCCCGAAGGCCGGAATAGGTGGGCGCGTCTTAGAGGGGGCGAGCCGGCAAGTCAAGCGCGGCGGCGCTTTTTCAGGCCATGCGCTTGTCGATATGCCGCTGTTCGCGCAATTGCGGGAAGATGCGGCTCCAGATGACGGCAACCGCCATGGCGCCGACCCCGCCGATCACCACGGCCGGCACCGGCCCGATAAAATGCGCCACCGTACCGGCGCGGAACTCGCCCAGCTCGTTGGAGGCGCCGATAAAAACCGAGTTGACCGCATTGACCCGGCCGCGCACATCCTCGGGCGTCCAGAGCTGCATGATGGTCTCGCGAATGGTGACGCTGACCATATCTGAGGCGCCGACCAGGGCCAGCGCGGGGATCGAAATCCAGACGGTTGTCGACAGCCCGAAGATCACCGTGAAGGCGCCGAAGAGGCCGACGAACAGGAACAGGATCTTGCCCGCATGGTCGCGCACTGGAAAGCGGGTCAGGAACAGCGCCATGGCAATGGCCCCGATGCCGGGCGCCGCACGCAACAGGCCAAGCTCGGTGGGCCCGGCGTGCAGAATGTCCTTGGTATAGACCGGCAGCAGTGCCACCGCGCCGCCCATCAGCACCGCGAACATGTCGAGCGAAATGGCACCCAGCACGACCTTGTTGGAAAAGATGTAGCGAAAGCCGCCGAACATGGTCTCGAGACTGGTCGCCTGGTGCGACGACCGCTGGGCCGGACGCGGGATGAGCAGGACGGTGACCACGGCGCAGAGCAGCAGGGCGGCGCCAGTGCCGAAGGCAAAGCTGGGGCCGACGCCGTAAAGCAGGCCTCCGGCCGCCGGGCCGGTAATGGCGGCGAACTGCCAGGCCGAGGCATTGACGGTAATGGCGTTGCTGAGCGCCTCGGGCGGCACGAGATTGGGCGCCAGCGATTGCGCCGCCGGCCCCCAGAATGCCCGCGCCGTGCCCAGGACCACCAGCACCACGAAAATCGGCCAGACCTCGTGGGCCTCGGCATTGACCAGGGTCAGGAAGCCAATGGCACAGCCGAGTTCGACAG includes the following:
- the ttcA gene encoding tRNA 2-thiocytidine(32) synthetase TtcA, whose product is MTAVMEAPATPDDDAETGAHPIFANAPRSVEFNKLRKRLIRNTREALDKFAMVRPGEKWLIALSGGKDSYGLLALLLDLKWRGLLPVELLACNLDQGQPNFPKHILPEFLTGLGLDHRIEYQDTYSIVTDKLPAGATYCSLCSRLRRGNLYRIAREEGCTALVLGHHRDDSLETFFMNLFHGGKLAAMPPKLVNDEGDLEVLRPLIYCAEEDLQRFSDAMAFPIIPCDLCGSQDGLQRNVTKAMLSDMEKAMPGRKDVMIRALGNINPSHMLDPRLFHFAGLTLKPKE
- a CDS encoding SbmA/BacA-like family transporter, with product MFRSFFPVPKVFFLSAAVWMLASVLIWFAVGEPIRSVISIDRFTHPVIAASVEDQVAVDAQQSTGQPVVGDDQADPNAPATTASEAPAAPNPTAAAEAGSQLNFMTADRVWLYQYVLITALLFCVFWYFYKRNEWYWWSVVSSTVILLIIYFQVQVSAFVNEWSGSFFNTIQLALTQPGSVSPDQLYGLTWTIVLVTIPSILVSVGLAFYTSHYVFRWRKAMNFYYMAYWPQIRHTEGAAQRVQEDTMRFAQIMEDLGTAFFDSLITLVVFLPLLWNLSSNISELPIFGATPGGLVWVALVGAAAGTALLAVVGIKLPGLNFANQKVEAAYRKELVFGEDHADRADPPTIRELFAGVQRNYFRLYFHYTYFNLARYGYTNMVGYVPLLVMAPSILAGTLTMGLYQQIQIAFGQVFGSFQFFARAWTVIVELQSVIMRLRTFESHIPHDQEPIKESVSDAAAAG
- the rpsD gene encoding 30S ribosomal protein S4 — its product is MSKRHSVKYKIDRRLGENIWGRPKSPLNNRAYGPGQHGQRRKGKLSDYGLQLRAKQKLKGYYGSITEKAFRRLYDEAARRKGDTGENLIGLLEGRLDAIVYRAKFVPTVFAARQFVSHGHVLVNGKRVNIPSYQVKLGDKVEVRERSKQLAIVLEANQLAERDVPDYIEVDHNKQTATYTRVPALSDVPYPVQMEPNLVVEFYSR
- a CDS encoding MFS transporter, whose translation is MSAHTPTDKSKLAFTYKGFRFFWLTTLLVSFAVQIMSVSIAWQIYDVTGNAFLLGLVGLCLFLPALLLILVTGLTADRFNRRGIMAICLTVELGCAIGFLTLVNAEAHEVWPIFVVLVVLGTARAFWGPAAQSLAPNLVPPEALSNAITVNASAWQFAAITGPAAGGLLYGVGPSFAFGTGAALLLCAVVTVLLIPRPAQRSSHQATSLETMFGGFRYIFSNKVVLGAISLDMFAVLMGGAVALLPVYTKDILHAGPTELGLLRAAPGIGAIAMALFLTRFPVRDHAGKILFLFVGLFGAFTVIFGLSTTVWISIPALALVGASDMVSVTIRETIMQLWTPEDVRGRVNAVNSVFIGASNELGEFRAGTVAHFIGPVPAVVIGGVGAMAVAVIWSRIFPQLREQRHIDKRMA